One Sodalis praecaptivus DNA segment encodes these proteins:
- a CDS encoding mandelate racemase/muconate lactonizing enzyme family protein — MNASLYRADLHYPHLQLHTASSGSVPALESLYLCLRDRGLEGIGEVRINIAYLNGYSAQQVLDDVVAALGDWDLARPARTLLAALEQDHGHRLAPTRMLLDMALHDLVAKQVGTSVSGLLSAEPASPVMAHTNQTLFWTSEADFLRQAGDYVARGFTSLKVRIGIGTLQQDVDRLRALRSRFGDGVHLAADANGQWQPDHAADNLAALAPLRLGYLEQPLAPAYDDRLPALAAQSATPLMLDESVSHEADIDRVIALGGRVWAHLKLVKLGGIAPTVRAARRLRDAGVPFMIGQMNEGAAATAAALHVTHLTRPRFAELYGADGLGDDPVSGLRYQHGTVQCLSPLGLGVTFAAHQATLIQEFSHAKHR, encoded by the coding sequence GTGAACGCCTCACTTTATCGAGCCGATTTGCACTATCCGCACCTCCAACTGCACACCGCTTCGTCCGGCAGCGTGCCGGCGCTGGAGTCGCTGTATCTGTGCCTGCGCGATCGCGGTCTTGAGGGTATAGGCGAGGTTCGTATCAATATCGCTTACCTCAATGGCTATAGCGCTCAGCAGGTTCTCGATGACGTCGTAGCGGCGCTCGGCGATTGGGATCTTGCCAGGCCCGCGCGTACGTTACTGGCGGCGCTGGAGCAGGATCACGGGCACCGGTTGGCGCCCACGCGCATGCTGCTGGATATGGCGCTGCATGACCTGGTAGCCAAACAGGTCGGCACCAGCGTCAGCGGTTTGCTGAGCGCAGAGCCGGCCTCCCCCGTCATGGCCCACACCAATCAGACCCTGTTCTGGACCAGCGAAGCGGATTTCCTGCGCCAGGCCGGCGATTACGTGGCGCGCGGCTTCACCAGTCTTAAGGTGCGCATCGGTATCGGTACGCTACAGCAAGACGTGGATCGCCTGCGGGCGTTGCGCAGCCGTTTCGGCGACGGCGTGCATTTGGCCGCCGATGCCAATGGCCAGTGGCAGCCCGATCACGCCGCCGATAACCTCGCCGCGCTAGCGCCGCTGCGTCTCGGCTATTTGGAACAGCCGCTAGCGCCGGCGTATGACGATAGGCTGCCGGCGCTGGCGGCGCAAAGCGCCACCCCGCTGATGCTGGACGAAAGCGTCAGCCATGAAGCCGATATCGACCGGGTTATCGCCCTCGGCGGCCGCGTCTGGGCCCACCTCAAGCTGGTCAAGCTTGGGGGGATCGCCCCCACGGTTCGCGCCGCGCGCCGTCTGCGCGATGCCGGCGTGCCCTTTATGATCGGGCAAATGAATGAAGGTGCCGCCGCCACCGCCGCGGCGTTACATGTCACGCACCTGACCCGGCCGCGTTTTGCCGAGCTTTATGGCGCCGACGGTCTCGGCGACGATCCGGTCAGCGGGCTGCGCTATCAGCACGGTACGGTGCAGTGTTTATCCCCCCTCGGCCTGGGTGTCACCTTTGCGGCGCATCAGGCTACTTTGATTCAGGAGTTTTCCCATGCAAAACATCGGTAA
- a CDS encoding M24 family metallopeptidase translates to MQNIGNVVQGSESAFSVQEFDLRVARARELLTAAGLDVMIITGPENIFYLTGQQTPGYYTFQALLLPVEGDPVFVIRQLEYCNFIANTWISDAAIYQDGDNPIDFLFGVLRDRHWLNSRIGIDKRGWFLPIAVYEALQAKLGTIYDGAGVIEQLRAVKSAAELEKMGHAARYVDAGMRAGLEAIAAGADENALVAAMMGQAIAAGSEYVGMEPLVSSGTRSGVPHGTWRRRKIQPGDPVFLEMAAAHDRYHAALMRSAWLGKPPAAALEMEKVCQEALQAALDAIRPGATCEAPHIACQQVIDRAGYTDNFRKRTGYSIGVAFAPDWGEGAILSLYSGITTELQPGMTFHIPPALRIYGEFTVGVSETIVVTETGYRSLGTIPRPLTLINA, encoded by the coding sequence ATGCAAAACATCGGTAACGTGGTTCAGGGCAGCGAATCCGCCTTCAGCGTTCAGGAGTTTGACCTGCGGGTCGCCCGCGCGCGCGAACTGCTGACCGCCGCCGGGCTGGATGTGATGATTATCACGGGTCCAGAGAATATTTTTTATCTCACGGGCCAGCAGACCCCCGGCTATTACACTTTCCAAGCGCTGCTGCTGCCGGTAGAAGGCGATCCGGTGTTCGTCATCCGCCAGTTGGAGTATTGCAACTTTATCGCCAATACCTGGATAAGCGACGCCGCTATCTATCAAGACGGCGATAACCCTATCGATTTTCTGTTCGGCGTACTGCGCGATCGCCACTGGCTGAACAGCCGCATCGGCATCGATAAGCGCGGCTGGTTCCTGCCGATTGCCGTGTACGAGGCGCTACAGGCCAAGCTGGGGACCATTTATGACGGCGCCGGAGTCATTGAGCAGTTGCGCGCGGTGAAATCCGCCGCCGAGCTGGAAAAGATGGGCCACGCCGCCCGCTATGTCGATGCCGGCATGCGCGCGGGTCTTGAGGCGATCGCCGCCGGCGCCGACGAAAATGCGCTGGTGGCGGCCATGATGGGTCAAGCGATTGCCGCCGGGTCGGAGTATGTCGGTATGGAACCCCTGGTTTCCAGCGGCACGCGCAGCGGCGTACCGCACGGCACCTGGCGTCGGCGCAAAATCCAGCCGGGCGACCCGGTGTTCCTGGAGATGGCCGCCGCCCACGACCGTTATCACGCCGCGCTAATGCGCTCAGCCTGGCTGGGCAAACCGCCGGCCGCCGCGCTGGAGATGGAAAAAGTCTGTCAGGAGGCGCTGCAAGCGGCGCTCGACGCCATCCGTCCGGGCGCCACCTGTGAAGCGCCCCATATCGCCTGTCAGCAGGTCATCGACCGCGCCGGCTACACCGATAATTTCCGTAAACGCACCGGTTACTCGATCGGCGTCGCTTTTGCGCCGGACTGGGGCGAAGGGGCGATCCTTAGCCTCTACAGCGGCATTACTACCGAATTGCAGCCGGGTATGACCTTCCATATCCCGCCCGCGCTGCGCATTTACGGCGAATTTACCGTCGGCGTCAGTGAAACCATCGTCGTTACGGAAACCGGTTATCGCAGCCTCGGCACAATTCCGCGGCCGCTGACCCTGATCAATGCCTAA
- a CDS encoding dihydrodipicolinate synthase family protein, which translates to MKDMTECRERLRGIFNITVTPFTHDGEIDFAGLAANIERVIGLGYDGILIGGTYGEFPALSPEERAAIFRHVMDVVNDRVPVMLCSAGSDARVVEQLTRLAGDLGGLPMVTPPFVSEVTDAQIVSFFKRMAPLSRTGILVYNAPGIGITLAPPILEQLADIPQVVGIKQGDLNPTAIDQIANRLGGRLRLFCASDLAFLGPMMCGFDGISTTNSGALPELVLATFRALESGDAATARDLHRLWYDFRALARRHGQPQLVKAAMNLRGFNGGHVRLPLVDVGPEVIEQTRAVLQSLAADARSGVTLAQ; encoded by the coding sequence ATGAAAGACATGACCGAATGCCGCGAACGCCTGCGCGGTATTTTCAATATCACCGTGACGCCCTTTACCCACGACGGCGAAATCGACTTCGCCGGCCTGGCCGCCAACATTGAGCGGGTTATCGGCCTGGGCTATGACGGTATTCTGATCGGCGGGACCTACGGCGAATTCCCCGCTCTCTCCCCGGAGGAGCGCGCGGCGATTTTTCGCCACGTAATGGATGTGGTGAACGATCGGGTACCGGTGATGCTGTGCAGCGCCGGCTCCGATGCGCGCGTGGTAGAACAGCTCACGCGGCTGGCGGGCGATCTCGGCGGGCTGCCGATGGTGACGCCGCCGTTTGTCTCGGAGGTCACCGATGCGCAGATCGTCAGCTTCTTTAAACGGATGGCGCCGCTCTCCCGCACCGGCATTCTGGTGTATAACGCCCCGGGCATCGGCATCACGCTCGCGCCGCCGATTCTGGAACAGCTGGCGGATATCCCGCAGGTGGTGGGCATCAAACAGGGCGACCTGAACCCGACCGCCATCGATCAGATAGCCAATCGTCTGGGCGGTCGTTTACGGCTGTTCTGTGCGTCGGACCTGGCGTTCCTGGGGCCGATGATGTGCGGCTTCGACGGCATCAGCACCACTAACAGCGGCGCCTTGCCGGAGCTGGTGCTGGCGACCTTCCGCGCGCTGGAGTCCGGCGATGCCGCGACCGCGCGCGATCTGCACCGTCTGTGGTATGACTTCCGCGCCCTCGCCCGCCGCCACGGCCAACCGCAGTTGGTCAAAGCGGCCATGAATCTGCGCGGTTTCAACGGCGGACATGTCCGGTTGCCGCTTGTCGATGTGGGTCCCGAGGTGATTGAGCAAACCCGCGCGGTGTTGCAAAGCCTGGCAGCCGATGCGCGCAGCGGCGTGACGCTGGCGCAATAA
- a CDS encoding glutamine amidotransferase-related protein: MTVMVVVEDGEQPARFSVMAGTLAAEHQLPLICVRSDWPTQRFPDARQHVLAGGGLATSGLLWPERLSGRWLAPECVPATALALPADCVVATPPQQASAVIASLQQHGHRFQRLHIRRQGGEWQLAAEESRAVGDPWRQDDFGRWLRATPRADVAQSAPPRRRPVVVALIGSRADQWDSYPATLAALGDAADALGLALRVRYLSPQRLEPTLKALDEVDGVLLPGGSAMANVAGQIAVARDTLLRGIPTLGLCLGMQTMATAALQQLASLRAASLAEADPAAPVKTFVPLCQPALTGVHRSGRLSLHSQPGTLMAALLGESSPLHYNHRYQFNPLLNEALTQTGIRVSALGGEGTVVDAIEASDGRFWCGVQGHPELGSRQDAPHPLVTALLRRAAGEE; this comes from the coding sequence ATGACCGTAATGGTAGTGGTAGAGGACGGCGAGCAGCCGGCACGGTTTAGCGTGATGGCCGGAACATTGGCCGCTGAACATCAACTGCCGCTGATTTGCGTACGCAGCGACTGGCCGACGCAGCGCTTTCCCGACGCCCGGCAGCATGTATTGGCGGGCGGCGGCCTGGCCACCAGCGGCCTGTTGTGGCCGGAGCGGCTGAGCGGCCGCTGGCTGGCGCCGGAATGCGTGCCCGCCACCGCCTTGGCGCTGCCGGCGGACTGCGTGGTGGCCACGCCGCCGCAGCAGGCGTCGGCGGTCATCGCGAGCCTCCAGCAACACGGGCACCGCTTTCAGCGCTTACATATCCGTCGGCAGGGCGGTGAGTGGCAACTGGCGGCGGAGGAGAGCCGTGCCGTCGGCGATCCGTGGCGTCAGGACGATTTCGGCCGCTGGCTGCGCGCCACGCCGCGGGCTGACGTCGCCCAAAGCGCGCCGCCGCGCCGCCGGCCGGTGGTGGTGGCGCTGATAGGCAGCCGCGCGGATCAATGGGACAGCTATCCGGCGACACTGGCGGCGCTCGGGGATGCCGCCGACGCGCTGGGGTTGGCGCTCAGAGTGCGTTATTTATCGCCGCAGCGGCTTGAACCAACGCTTAAGGCGCTGGACGAGGTCGACGGCGTATTGCTGCCGGGCGGATCGGCGATGGCCAATGTCGCCGGGCAAATCGCGGTGGCGCGCGACACGCTATTGCGCGGCATTCCCACGCTCGGGTTATGCCTCGGGATGCAGACCATGGCCACGGCGGCGCTGCAACAGTTGGCTTCGCTGCGCGCGGCTTCGCTGGCGGAGGCGGATCCCGCGGCGCCGGTAAAAACCTTTGTGCCGCTGTGTCAGCCGGCGCTTACCGGGGTACACCGCAGCGGCCGTCTGAGCCTGCACAGTCAGCCGGGAACGCTGATGGCCGCACTGCTGGGGGAAAGCAGCCCGCTGCATTACAATCACCGCTATCAATTTAATCCGTTACTGAACGAGGCGCTGACGCAGACCGGTATTCGGGTTAGCGCGCTGGGCGGGGAAGGGACGGTGGTGGATGCCATCGAGGCGAGCGATGGCCGATTCTGGTGCGGCGTACAGGGCCATCCCGAACTGGGGTCGCGTCAGGACGCGCCGCATCCGCTGGTCACCGCGCTGCTGCGGCGCGCGGCCGGAGAAGAATAA
- a CDS encoding pyridoxal phosphate-dependent aminotransferase codes for MTVEHIAPRMKRVRPSPTAAISDRVRAMSLAGIDVINLGEGELDFDTPENIKQAGIDAIRQGDTKYTAVPGTAALKAAIIAKFGKENGLRYRPEEVIAGSGAKQLIFNALLATVAAGDEVLVPAPYWVSYPDMVALADGQARIIPCSEASGWKLSAADLAAAITPATRWLILNSPNNPTGAVYSVEELKGLAAVLLDAPQVLIMADDIYEHMRHDAQPFATLAQVETRLHGRTLTVNGLSKGYSMTGWRLGYAGGPAWLIAAMQILQSQSTSNPSSISQAAAVAALTQPAQFLSQWLATLSRRRARVMAMIAEVDGLSAALPPGAFYVFANCQGLLGKQTPEGAVLNSDVAVADYLVQSAHVATLQGSAFGTPGYLRIAYAIDDKRLEEACARIGQACARLR; via the coding sequence ATGACTGTGGAACACATTGCCCCGCGCATGAAACGGGTACGCCCCTCTCCCACCGCGGCGATTTCCGACCGCGTGCGCGCCATGAGCCTGGCGGGTATAGATGTGATCAATCTGGGCGAAGGCGAATTGGACTTCGATACCCCGGAGAACATCAAGCAGGCGGGCATCGACGCCATTCGCCAGGGCGATACCAAATATACCGCCGTGCCGGGCACCGCCGCGCTGAAAGCGGCCATCATCGCTAAATTCGGCAAGGAAAACGGCTTACGCTACCGCCCGGAAGAAGTGATTGCCGGCAGCGGCGCCAAGCAGCTGATTTTCAACGCGCTACTGGCCACGGTTGCCGCCGGTGACGAGGTGCTGGTGCCCGCGCCTTACTGGGTCTCTTATCCTGATATGGTCGCCCTGGCGGACGGCCAGGCGCGCATCATCCCTTGCAGTGAAGCGTCCGGTTGGAAACTCTCCGCCGCCGATCTGGCCGCCGCCATCACCCCCGCCACCCGCTGGCTTATTCTGAACTCCCCCAATAATCCCACCGGCGCGGTTTACAGCGTCGAGGAGTTAAAGGGCCTCGCGGCGGTACTGCTTGACGCTCCGCAGGTGCTCATTATGGCGGATGATATTTACGAGCATATGCGCCACGACGCTCAGCCCTTCGCGACGCTGGCGCAGGTGGAGACGCGGCTGCACGGGCGTACGCTGACGGTAAATGGATTGTCGAAAGGTTATTCTATGACCGGCTGGCGACTGGGCTATGCCGGCGGCCCGGCGTGGCTGATTGCGGCCATGCAAATTCTGCAATCCCAAAGCACCTCCAACCCCAGCTCCATTTCCCAGGCGGCGGCGGTGGCGGCGCTGACGCAGCCCGCGCAGTTTCTTTCACAGTGGCTAGCCACGCTTTCCCGCCGCCGCGCGCGGGTGATGGCGATGATCGCCGAGGTGGACGGCCTCAGCGCCGCGCTGCCCCCCGGCGCCTTTTACGTGTTCGCCAATTGTCAGGGACTACTGGGCAAACAGACGCCGGAAGGCGCGGTATTGAACAGCGATGTCGCCGTGGCGGATTATCTGGTGCAAAGCGCGCACGTGGCGACGCTGCAAGGCAGCGCGTTCGGCACGCCAGGTTATCTGCGCATCGCCTATGCGATAGACGATAAGCGCTTGGAGGAAGCCTGCGCGCGCATTGGCCAGGCCTGCGCCCGGTTGCGCTAA
- a CDS encoding ABC transporter substrate-binding protein has protein sequence MKLRHCCAALASLMITAGAQGATPANTLVIAQSIDDAISFDPAQGFELTTVQSFNSLYQRLLQSNPQDPVTLQPTLASAWQAGSDNRSLTFTLRPDAKFASGNPLRPEDVIFSLSRVIKLNLEPSFILTQLGWTSQNVDSMLSKTGDRQITVRWTAEVSPTYVLSLLSAPVSSIIDAKLALAHEKDGDFGHDWLNSHSAGSGPYQIRTYVPHEALVLQANPGSPEGAPKLATLLIKNVPDPAARRLLVEQGDADIARNLGADQIAALQGKPGVKPLAVPMASLYFLLFNTQASPALKNPAFWEAARYLFDYQGIADDLLKGQFQVHQTFLPEGYLGASSERPYRFDPEKAKQILAKAGLTNVAFTLAVSNQPPYLDIAQALQGSFAKGGVKVNVVPGLSAQVSTRVKNHDFEANLGSWGPDYFDPNTNAAAFAYNPQDGSSTLAARANWVNPALNKQVLAATAESSPQKRVALYQHLQQELLHHSPFVIGLQARNLIAVRDNLKEYVQGINPDMVFYSKVTK, from the coding sequence ATGAAGCTTCGTCACTGCTGCGCTGCCCTTGCCAGCCTTATGATTACCGCCGGCGCCCAAGGGGCAACCCCGGCGAATACGCTGGTTATCGCCCAATCCATTGATGACGCTATCAGCTTCGATCCCGCGCAGGGTTTTGAGTTGACCACCGTGCAATCTTTTAACAGCCTGTACCAGCGGCTTTTGCAATCAAATCCGCAGGATCCGGTGACGCTGCAACCGACCCTGGCCAGCGCGTGGCAGGCCGGCAGCGACAACCGCAGTCTCACCTTCACCCTGCGCCCGGACGCAAAATTCGCCAGCGGCAACCCGCTGCGCCCCGAAGACGTGATTTTTTCCCTGTCGCGGGTCATCAAACTGAATCTGGAGCCGTCGTTTATCCTCACCCAACTGGGGTGGACTAGCCAAAACGTCGACAGCATGCTGAGTAAAACCGGCGATCGCCAGATCACCGTCCGCTGGACCGCCGAGGTCAGTCCAACCTATGTGCTAAGCCTGCTCTCCGCGCCGGTGTCGTCCATCATTGACGCCAAACTCGCACTGGCCCATGAAAAAGACGGCGACTTCGGCCACGACTGGTTAAACAGCCACTCCGCCGGCAGCGGCCCCTACCAAATCCGTACCTATGTGCCCCATGAAGCGCTGGTATTGCAGGCCAACCCCGGATCGCCCGAAGGCGCGCCGAAGCTTGCGACCCTGCTCATTAAAAACGTGCCGGATCCGGCCGCTCGCCGCTTATTGGTCGAGCAGGGCGATGCCGATATCGCCCGCAACCTGGGCGCGGATCAAATCGCGGCGCTGCAGGGTAAACCGGGCGTCAAGCCGCTGGCTGTGCCGATGGCGTCTCTGTATTTTTTGCTGTTTAACACCCAGGCGTCGCCGGCGTTGAAAAACCCCGCGTTCTGGGAGGCGGCGCGTTATCTGTTTGATTATCAGGGTATCGCTGACGATCTTCTGAAAGGGCAGTTTCAGGTGCATCAAACCTTCTTGCCGGAAGGCTATCTCGGCGCCAGCAGCGAGCGGCCCTACCGCTTTGATCCGGAAAAAGCCAAGCAAATTTTGGCCAAGGCCGGTCTCACCAATGTCGCGTTTACGCTCGCCGTGAGCAATCAGCCGCCCTATCTCGATATTGCCCAAGCGCTACAGGGCAGCTTCGCCAAGGGGGGCGTAAAAGTAAACGTCGTGCCCGGCCTGAGCGCCCAAGTGTCCACCCGCGTCAAAAATCACGACTTCGAGGCCAATCTTGGCTCCTGGGGACCGGATTACTTCGACCCGAACACCAACGCCGCCGCCTTCGCCTATAACCCGCAGGACGGCAGCTCTACGCTGGCCGCGCGCGCCAACTGGGTTAATCCAGCGCTGAATAAGCAGGTATTGGCCGCCACGGCCGAGAGTTCGCCACAAAAACGCGTTGCGCTTTATCAGCACCTGCAGCAGGAACTGCTGCACCACTCCCCCTTTGTGATCGGCTTGCAGGCGCGCAATCTGATTGCGGTGCGCGATAATTTAAAAGAGTATGTTCAGGGCATCAACCCGGATATGGTCTTTTATAGCAAGGTAACCAAGTAA
- a CDS encoding ABC transporter permease gives MTATATINDAAGQRWRWGGRLLTGVMSLAVTLFGLLVFTFMLSHLAPIDPVLQLVGDHASAATYAQVSHQLGLDHSLPVQFWRYLQHLAQGDLGLSRTTGQPVLSDLLRTFPATLELATCAILAGAIGGISLALLAAYKAGSWLDALARLISLLGYSVPVFWLGLLGLLLFYAVLHWASGPGRLDDIYLYTLEPKTGLVLVDSALSGDSAMFRNAVSHLWLPVAVLGLLSMAGITRLLRALLLEESSKEYVMLARAKGAGRWRILLRHVFPNVLGPLITVLSLSYASLLEGAVLTETVFAWPGVGRYLTNALFAADTPAILGATLLIGACFILLNALADALTYLTHPRTR, from the coding sequence ATGACGGCGACCGCGACGATAAACGACGCCGCGGGGCAGCGCTGGCGCTGGGGCGGACGCCTGCTTACCGGCGTGATGTCGCTGGCGGTGACGCTGTTCGGCCTGCTCGTTTTCACCTTCATGCTATCGCACCTGGCGCCGATCGACCCGGTGCTGCAACTGGTGGGCGACCACGCCAGCGCCGCCACCTATGCCCAAGTGAGCCACCAGTTGGGGCTAGATCATTCGCTGCCGGTGCAGTTTTGGCGCTATCTGCAGCATCTGGCCCAGGGCGACTTGGGGCTATCGCGCACCACCGGCCAGCCGGTGCTAAGCGATCTGCTGCGCACTTTCCCCGCGACGCTTGAGCTGGCGACCTGCGCCATTCTGGCGGGCGCTATCGGCGGCATCAGCCTAGCGCTGCTGGCGGCGTATAAAGCGGGTAGTTGGTTGGATGCGCTAGCCCGGCTGATTTCATTGCTCGGTTACTCGGTGCCGGTTTTTTGGCTCGGCCTGCTGGGACTGCTGCTGTTTTATGCCGTACTGCACTGGGCCAGCGGACCCGGCAGGCTGGATGATATCTATCTCTATACTCTAGAGCCAAAGACCGGGCTGGTCCTGGTCGATAGCGCCCTGTCCGGCGATAGCGCCATGTTCCGCAACGCCGTCAGCCATCTGTGGCTACCGGTGGCGGTGTTGGGTCTGCTGTCTATGGCCGGCATTACACGCCTACTGCGCGCACTGCTGCTGGAAGAGAGCAGCAAAGAGTACGTGATGCTGGCCCGCGCCAAAGGGGCCGGCCGCTGGCGGATATTGCTGCGTCATGTTTTCCCCAACGTGCTGGGCCCGTTGATTACCGTGTTATCCCTCTCGTACGCCAGTTTACTGGAGGGCGCGGTCTTGACCGAAACGGTATTTGCCTGGCCCGGCGTGGGCCGCTACTTGACCAATGCGCTGTTCGCTGCCGACACCCCGGCGATACTGGGCGCCACGCTCCTGATAGGCGCCTGTTTCATTCTGCTCAACGCGCTGGCCGATGCGCTGACTTATTTAACCCATCCCCGAACACGATGA
- a CDS encoding ABC transporter permease, with translation MQEPLQPVNGEAPPPRTPRSRRRPLNALTLGGFLVCVLVLLAAFAPWLAPFDPNFQHIEIRLMPPSPHHWLGTDGFGRDLLSRVIYGARPTLVLIVLILVLTVPTGLLLGICAGYLGGWTERVLMRITDIVMSLPSLVIALALVAMMGPGLMNGALALALTSWPPFARQSRTETLALRRSDYLAAARMQGIGGPRLMFGHILPLCLPSAVVRAALSLGGIILAAAGLGFLGMGIQPPTAEWGSMVAEGSKVIFDQWWVAAAPGGAILLTSLAFNLLGDGLRDKMDPRHANR, from the coding sequence ATGCAAGAACCGCTTCAGCCCGTCAACGGCGAAGCACCGCCGCCGCGGACCCCGCGGTCGCGCCGCAGGCCCTTGAATGCGCTGACCCTCGGCGGGTTCCTGGTCTGCGTGCTGGTCCTGCTGGCGGCGTTCGCCCCCTGGCTGGCGCCGTTCGACCCTAATTTTCAGCATATTGAAATCCGCCTGATGCCGCCCTCGCCGCACCACTGGCTGGGCACCGACGGCTTTGGCCGCGACCTGTTGTCCCGCGTTATATACGGCGCGCGGCCGACCTTGGTCCTGATTGTGCTGATCTTGGTACTGACGGTGCCCACCGGGCTGCTGCTCGGTATCTGCGCAGGCTATCTCGGCGGCTGGACCGAGCGGGTGTTGATGCGCATTACGGATATCGTCATGTCCCTACCCAGTCTGGTTATCGCGCTGGCGCTGGTGGCCATGATGGGCCCTGGTTTGATGAACGGCGCGCTGGCCCTGGCGCTCACCAGTTGGCCGCCGTTCGCGCGTCAGTCGCGAACCGAAACCCTGGCGCTGCGGCGCAGCGACTATCTGGCCGCGGCGCGAATGCAAGGCATTGGCGGGCCGCGCCTGATGTTCGGCCACATTCTGCCGCTATGCCTGCCGAGCGCCGTAGTGCGCGCGGCGCTCAGCCTCGGCGGTATCATCCTGGCCGCCGCCGGGTTAGGTTTCCTCGGCATGGGTATTCAGCCGCCCACCGCCGAGTGGGGGTCGATGGTGGCGGAAGGCAGCAAAGTCATTTTCGATCAATGGTGGGTGGCGGCCGCGCCGGGCGGCGCGATTTTGCTGACCAGTCTGGCGTTTAACCTGCTGGGCGATGGCCTGCGCGACAAAATGGATCCTCGACATGCCAACCGTTAA
- a CDS encoding ABC transporter ATP-binding protein — protein MPTVNPPLLQVDRLRITLPAQPPVALVNSLSFCLGQERVALVGESGSGKSLTARALMGLLPAPLTMDAAGLRFRGEDLTRLRQRDWNRLRGNGIAIVLQDPKYALNPGQTIGTQVMEPLVLHQRLGRRERQEKMLEMLAAVGLPDPRKLSDRYPHQLSGGMGQRVMLAIALINDPRLLIADEPTSALDSAMRDQVLSLIEKLVAERNMGLLLISHDLQQVAQHCERVMVMYRGELLDQLPAGELANATHPYTRTLWSCRPSKATRGQPLPVLDRATLGETK, from the coding sequence ATGCCAACCGTTAATCCACCCTTATTGCAGGTCGACCGACTGCGCATTACCCTGCCGGCGCAACCGCCCGTGGCGCTGGTCAACTCCCTCTCGTTCTGCCTGGGGCAGGAACGGGTGGCGCTGGTAGGGGAGTCCGGCTCGGGGAAATCGCTGACCGCCCGCGCGTTGATGGGCCTGCTGCCCGCCCCGCTAACGATGGACGCTGCCGGCCTGCGCTTTCGCGGCGAGGATCTGACCCGGCTGCGGCAACGTGACTGGAACCGTTTGCGCGGAAACGGCATCGCTATTGTGCTACAAGATCCCAAATACGCCCTCAATCCCGGCCAGACGATTGGTACACAGGTGATGGAGCCGCTGGTCTTGCACCAACGGCTCGGCCGGCGCGAACGGCAGGAAAAGATGTTGGAGATGTTGGCCGCGGTCGGCCTGCCGGATCCCCGCAAACTAAGCGACCGCTATCCCCATCAGCTGTCGGGAGGAATGGGGCAACGGGTGATGCTGGCCATCGCCCTCATTAACGATCCGCGCTTGCTTATTGCCGATGAACCGACATCAGCGCTGGATTCCGCCATGCGCGACCAGGTTCTCAGCCTGATTGAAAAACTGGTGGCGGAACGCAACATGGGCCTGCTGCTGATAAGCCACGACCTACAGCAGGTCGCCCAGCATTGCGAACGGGTCATGGTCATGTATCGTGGCGAACTGCTCGACCAGTTACCGGCCGGTGAACTGGCAAACGCAACGCATCCCTATACGCGCACGCTATGGTCGTGCCGCCCCTCCAAGGCGACCCGCGGTCAACCCTTACCGGTTTTGGACCGCGCCACGCTGGGAGAAACAAAATGA
- a CDS encoding ABC transporter ATP-binding protein, producing MSEPIIRLQRLSVAHQQGYSRRTVVQDINLTVAAGECFGLVGPSGCGKSSLLWVLAGLNPHWQGQMRLLGRELVPEQPFTGVLRREVQMVFQDPYSSLHPKHKLMRTLAEPLKLLKERDIGDKILAGFRQVGLDAALVDRYPHQLSGGQRQRVAIVRALLLRPRLLLLDEPTSALDMSVQAEILNLLNELKQRGDLTLVLVSHDRDVIDHMCDRAATMAQGVIVDGGDFHRESA from the coding sequence ATGAGCGAACCTATAATTCGGTTACAGCGGTTGAGCGTTGCGCATCAGCAGGGTTACAGCCGGCGCACCGTCGTGCAGGATATTAACCTGACCGTGGCCGCCGGCGAATGTTTCGGGCTGGTGGGGCCGTCGGGATGTGGCAAGTCCTCCCTGTTATGGGTACTGGCGGGGCTGAATCCCCACTGGCAGGGCCAAATGCGCCTGCTGGGACGCGAACTTGTGCCGGAACAGCCCTTCACCGGCGTGCTGCGGCGCGAAGTGCAGATGGTATTCCAGGATCCCTATTCGTCCCTGCATCCGAAACATAAATTGATGCGGACATTGGCTGAACCATTGAAGCTGTTGAAAGAACGCGATATCGGCGACAAAATTCTCGCCGGATTTCGCCAGGTCGGGCTGGACGCGGCGCTGGTTGACCGCTATCCCCATCAGCTATCGGGCGGTCAGCGCCAACGCGTGGCGATCGTGCGCGCGCTGCTGCTGCGTCCGCGTCTGCTACTGCTTGATGAACCGACTTCCGCGCTGGATATGTCCGTGCAGGCGGAGATCCTCAATTTGCTCAACGAGCTGAAGCAGCGCGGGGATTTAACCCTGGTGCTGGTCAGTCACGATCGCGACGTGATCGATCACATGTGTGACCGTGCGGCCACCATGGCGCAAGGGGTCATTGTCGACGGCGGCGACTTTCACCGCGAATCAGCATAA